In Trichocoleus desertorum ATA4-8-CV12, a single window of DNA contains:
- the apcB gene encoding allophycocyanin subunit beta produces MRDAVTSLIRNYDITGRYLDRDALDSLKSYFGSGTARVQAAAVINANAATIVKQAGSRLFDELPELIRPGGNAYTTRRYAACLRDMDYYLRYASYALVAGDMDVLDERVLEGLRETYNSLGVPIGPTVRGIQLMKDIVKEQAVAAGVADTAFVDQPFDYMTRELSEQDV; encoded by the coding sequence ATGCGGGACGCAGTGACAAGCCTGATTAGAAACTATGACATTACGGGCCGATATCTCGATAGAGATGCCCTTGACTCACTGAAGTCCTACTTTGGCAGTGGGACCGCAAGAGTTCAAGCAGCCGCAGTCATCAATGCGAACGCTGCTACCATCGTCAAGCAGGCAGGGTCACGTCTGTTTGACGAACTCCCAGAACTCATTCGTCCTGGTGGCAATGCCTATACCACCCGTCGTTATGCAGCTTGTCTGCGCGATATGGACTACTACCTACGCTATGCCAGCTATGCTCTGGTAGCAGGAGACATGGATGTACTAGATGAGCGAGTGTTGGAAGGTCTGCGAGAAACTTACAACTCTCTAGGCGTTCCCATTGGCCCTACGGTGCGCGGCATCCAACTGATGAAAGACATTGTCAAAGAGCAAGCTGTAGCGGCTGGTGTGGCTGATACAGCCTTTGTAGATCAACCTTTTGATTACATGACTCGCGAACTCAGCGAACAAGACGTTTAA
- a CDS encoding TlyA family RNA methyltransferase: MAKQRLDTLLVDLELCDSRQQAQRLIRAGEVMVNQQVIDKPGTEIDPAAQITVKQRSPYVSRGGEKLARALEAFPIEITGRICLDGGISTGGFTDCLLQSGAQKVYGVDVGYGQVAWTLRQDPRVVLRERTNLRHLKPEELYEQGKPDADLGVADVSFISLTKVLPALWQLLKEPREVILLVKPQFEVGRSRVGKNGVVRDPKDQAEAIAQVIQAAQALGWHYQDLTWSPLQGPAGNIEYLLWLSMNSNTSTPDLAAIVQITQSAQKALAGREG, translated from the coding sequence TTGGCCAAGCAACGACTCGATACCCTACTCGTAGACCTAGAACTCTGTGACTCTCGCCAACAGGCCCAGCGTCTAATTCGAGCCGGAGAAGTCATGGTGAACCAGCAGGTCATCGATAAACCGGGTACCGAGATTGATCCAGCGGCCCAGATTACGGTAAAACAGCGATCGCCCTACGTCTCTAGAGGTGGCGAGAAACTAGCCAGAGCCTTAGAAGCTTTTCCCATCGAAATTACTGGACGCATTTGCTTAGACGGGGGCATTTCCACGGGGGGCTTTACTGATTGTCTGTTGCAGTCAGGAGCCCAGAAAGTTTACGGCGTAGATGTGGGCTATGGGCAAGTTGCTTGGACTCTCCGCCAAGACCCCCGTGTCGTTTTACGAGAGCGTACCAACCTGCGGCACTTAAAACCAGAAGAGCTTTACGAACAAGGAAAGCCCGATGCGGATCTGGGAGTCGCCGACGTTTCCTTTATTTCTCTCACAAAAGTCTTACCCGCCCTGTGGCAATTGCTCAAAGAACCACGGGAAGTCATTTTGCTCGTAAAACCACAATTTGAAGTCGGGCGATCGCGCGTCGGCAAGAACGGCGTAGTCCGCGACCCCAAAGACCAAGCAGAAGCGATCGCCCAAGTCATCCAAGCCGCTCAAGCCCTTGGTTGGCACTACCAAGACCTAACCTGGTCTCCCCTGCAAGGCCCCGCCGGAAACATTGAATACCTGCTTTGGCTAAGCATGAATAGCAACACCTCCACACCGGATTTAGCTGCGATCGTTCAGATTACGCAATCGGCGCAGAAAGCACTGGCTGGAAGGGAGGGATGA